The genomic window AAGCAAAAGCACACCAAAGGAAAAGCTCTGATAGAGGATGAAAAGGCTGGAGGCTGTGTTTTCCAACAGGTTGTGTAGGAGTTTGTGCATATAATTAAGTTTATACTTGGCTAAAGCACATCTGTGGTTTAAAATTCTAAGTATGAAAAGGTTTAGCCTTGTTGCAGTGTTTTGTGGTTTTCTGTTTTCCTGTAAAAGCAATCAAACAGCCATGCCCTCTACACACGCTGATTGGTGTCCACAGAGTCTGCAAGTGGGTAGCTATGCCAAAATAGAAGGGATAGTAGATTACGAAGGGATAAACTGGTGTAAGATGGTGGTTAAGGGACAAGAGGCAACGCTTGAGGTTTACTATACACAGGACGGCTTAAGGCAGAGGGTTATCCAGTATGTGAAGGGTGTAAAAAGGACTGAAACGGAAATAAGGAAGAGCAAGGCGGTAATGAGGATATACGATGACCAGGGAAACCTTGTAGAGGAAATAAGGAGCAGGGAAGCTTTTTAGAGAATATATTTTTATCCTATGCTGGTGGATGAGTTTGACGTAGCGGTTATAGGTGGGGGTCATGCAGGCATAGAGGCTGCACTGGCATCTGCACGCATGGGAGCAAAGACTGTCCTCTTTGTGCTAAATGCGGACACTATAGGTCAGATGTCCTGCAATCCCGCCATAGGTGGTATAGCAAAGGGAATAGTGGTTAGAGAGATAGACGCACTTGGTGGCGAGATGGGAAAGGCTATAGACCACACGGGCATACAGTTTAAGATGCTAAACACTCGCAAAGGCAAGGCGGTTTGGTCTCCGAGGGCTCAGGCGGACAAAAAGCTATACAGAGAATACATGAAGAGGGTTTGCGAAACCCAAGAAAATCTCCACATAAAGCAAGATGAGGTGGTGGACATCATTGTAGAAAATGACCGTGTGGTAGCGGTAAAGACCAAGCTGGGGCTTGAGTATAGGGTAAAGGCGGTGGTTGTGGCAACGGGAACTTTTCTAAAGGGTCTTATATACATAGGAGATAAAACCTTTCCTGCAGGTAGGGCATGGGAACCACCTTCTACGGGTCTTGCGGACTTTTACAAAAGACATGGCTTTCCACTTCTTAGGTTTAAGACAGGCACTCCCGCAAGGCTTGACAAGAGAACCATAGACTTTTCTAACCTTGAACCTGCACCGGGAGATGACCCACCACCCAAGTTTTCCTTTTGGACAGAGCCAGTAGGAAGCTACTGGTTTGAAAAGGGCAAAAAGCAAGCTCTATGCTGGATAACCTACACCACACCCAAAACTCACGAAATAATCCGTAAAAACCTACACAGAACAGCACTATATGGAGGTCTTATAAAAGGTATAGGACCAAGATATTGTCCCTCCATAGAGGACAAGGTGGTAAAATTCTCCGACAAGGATAGGCACACGGTCTTTCTTGAGCCAGAGGGCTGGGATACAGTGGAGATATATCCCAACGGTCTTTCTACCTCTTTGCCAGAAGAGGTCCAATGGGAGATGTATAGGAGCATACCAGGGCTTGAAAAAGTAGAGCTTATAAGACCTGCTTATGCCATAGAATACGACGTAGTGCCACCCACAGAACTCTATCCTACCCTTGAAACCAAAAAGATAAAAGGTC from Hydrogenobacter sp. T-8 includes these protein-coding regions:
- the mnmG gene encoding tRNA uridine-5-carboxymethylaminomethyl(34) synthesis enzyme MnmG, yielding MLVDEFDVAVIGGGHAGIEAALASARMGAKTVLFVLNADTIGQMSCNPAIGGIAKGIVVREIDALGGEMGKAIDHTGIQFKMLNTRKGKAVWSPRAQADKKLYREYMKRVCETQENLHIKQDEVVDIIVENDRVVAVKTKLGLEYRVKAVVVATGTFLKGLIYIGDKTFPAGRAWEPPSTGLADFYKRHGFPLLRFKTGTPARLDKRTIDFSNLEPAPGDDPPPKFSFWTEPVGSYWFEKGKKQALCWITYTTPKTHEIIRKNLHRTALYGGLIKGIGPRYCPSIEDKVVKFSDKDRHTVFLEPEGWDTVEIYPNGLSTSLPEEVQWEMYRSIPGLEKVELIRPAYAIEYDVVPPTELYPTLETKKIKGLFHAGNLNGTTGYEEAAGQGILAGINAALRAFGKEPVYLRRDESYIGIMVDDLVTKGVLEPYRLFTSRSEYRLQLRQDNAILRLSKLGYELGLLTEEQYKMVKELQREIESWVEFYKSQRVAVAVGSDTRSYTPSQLLTAEYNIDDLKALGFEVPEHPYVKEEVEIQLKYEPYIEREQKLNERLKKLEGIALPQDMDYDKVPGLTHEAREKLKKFRPMTVGQASRIDGITPATITALLAYLGKLD